The following coding sequences lie in one Patescibacteria group bacterium genomic window:
- a CDS encoding prepilin peptidase codes for MEILTTFLFFIFGTIVGSFLNVVILRFNTGGTLGGRSHCFTCGKDIAWYDLVPLWSFLFLGGTCRFCKSKISFQYPLVEFLAGLIFAISFCQFSPQVSLLGLYHTTDYLLFSISLIIYSLLIVIAVYDFRHQIIPDLLVFLFAIFALLKLFLMNDVSALFMFPGLLNLLAGPLLALPLFLLWLVSRGRWIGLGDAKLMLGVGWFLGFTLGASAMIIGFWIGALVSVLLLGLGKLMKASFGQFLGLSFSLKNLTIKSEVPLAPFLILGFFIAAFFKIDVLGLSSMFSI; via the coding sequence ATGGAAATTCTAACAACATTCCTCTTTTTTATTTTCGGCACCATTGTCGGAAGTTTTTTAAATGTTGTCATTCTCCGCTTTAACACTGGTGGGACGCTCGGAGGGAGATCCCATTGTTTTACGTGTGGCAAAGACATCGCGTGGTACGACCTCGTGCCGTTGTGGAGTTTTTTATTTTTAGGCGGCACATGTCGTTTTTGCAAAAGTAAAATTTCATTTCAGTATCCCTTAGTTGAATTTCTAGCTGGTTTAATTTTTGCCATATCTTTCTGCCAATTTTCTCCTCAAGTTTCCTTGCTCGGCCTCTACCATACTACCGACTATCTACTATTCTCTATCTCTCTCATCATCTACTCTCTCTTGATTGTTATTGCCGTATATGATTTCCGTCACCAAATTATTCCCGACCTGTTAGTTTTTTTGTTCGCGATTTTTGCCTTGCTCAAATTATTTTTAATGAACGATGTGTCTGCGTTGTTTATGTTTCCCGGACTACTCAATCTTTTAGCCGGACCACTGTTAGCCTTGCCGCTATTTCTCCTGTGGTTAGTTTCTCGTGGCAGATGGATTGGGCTTGGCGATGCCAAACTGATGCTCGGCGTTGGTTGGTTTTTAGGTTTCACTCTTGGCGCCTCGGCAATGATTATCGGTTTTTGGATAGGAGCTCTTGTTTCTGTCTTACTTCTCGGTCTCGGGAAACTTATGAAAGCCAGTTTCGGGCAATTTCTGGGTTTGAGTTTCAGCCTGAAAAATCTTACAATTAAGAGCGAAGTTCCTCTGGCGCCGTTTCTCATCCTCGGATTCTTTATAGCGGCCTTTTTCAAAATTGATGTTTTGGGATTGAGTTCAATGTTTTCTATATGA
- a CDS encoding type II secretion system protein: MQLRQKGFTLIELLVVIAIIGILSSVVLVSLNSARQRSKDAAFKAEARGVVAGINSICNEVSVVVADLKTPSTYSAAAAFGTMVQNCGSSGTGVWTMTITATNGAVSTANVAACSQGGCTFS; this comes from the coding sequence ATGCAGTTACGCCAAAAAGGTTTTACTTTAATTGAGCTTCTCGTGGTTATCGCAATTATCGGTATTCTGTCTAGTGTTGTTTTAGTAAGTCTTAATAGCGCTCGCCAAAGGAGTAAAGATGCTGCATTTAAGGCAGAAGCTCGTGGTGTGGTGGCTGGAATAAATAGTATATGTAATGAGGTTTCAGTAGTGGTTGCTGATCTCAAAACGCCATCAACTTACAGTGCCGCTGCCGCTTTTGGAACCATGGTGCAGAATTGCGGTTCTTCAGGAACAGGTGTGTGGACTATGACTATAACGGCAACCAACGGGGCAGTTTCTACGGCTAATGTTGCTGCATGCTCCCAGGGTGGTTGTACTTTCAGTTAA
- a CDS encoding four helix bundle protein — protein sequence MEHGTEESNTEKTFHQKLQLKIDEYVHGVYALSKKFPKEEAYGITSQLRRASLSVPLNYIEGYARQRDKVYKNFLEISYGSLKESLYLIKFSYDENLISKEQYEKYISLGDEIGAMIWSILRKI from the coding sequence ATGGAGCATGGAACAGAAGAGTCAAATACGGAGAAAACATTCCACCAGAAGCTCCAGTTAAAAATTGATGAGTATGTCCACGGGGTGTATGCACTTAGTAAAAAATTCCCAAAGGAGGAAGCGTATGGCATAACCTCTCAGCTAAGGCGAGCAAGTCTTTCTGTCCCGCTTAATTACATTGAGGGGTATGCGCGACAGAGGGATAAGGTCTACAAAAATTTTCTTGAAATTTCCTACGGTTCCCTGAAAGAATCCTTATATCTGATTAAGTTTTCTTATGACGAAAATCTAATTTCTAAAGAACAATATGAAAAATATATTAGTCTAGGAGATGAAATAGGCGCAATGATATGGTCAATTTTGCGCAAAATCTAG
- a CDS encoding type II secretion system protein — protein sequence MKNSKGFTLIELLVVIAIIGILSSVVLVSLNSARQRAKDAAFKAEATGIVPGLVSICDQANVVVGDLGSPSTYSAAAAFGTIVQSCGSSGTGVWTMTVTATNGAVSTADVAACSQSGCTFS from the coding sequence ATGAAAAATTCAAAAGGTTTTACCCTTATCGAACTTTTGGTAGTTATCGCAATTATCGGTATCTTGTCTTCTGTTGTTTTGGTTAGCCTTAACAGTGCTCGCCAGAGAGCTAAGGATGCCGCCTTCAAAGCTGAGGCCACTGGAATAGTTCCAGGACTTGTAAGCATCTGTGATCAGGCCAACGTTGTTGTCGGTGATTTGGGTAGTCCTTCTACTTACTCGGCAGCTGCTGCTTTTGGAACAATTGTTCAGAGCTGTGGATCTTCTGGAACAGGAGTTTGGACTATGACAGTGACTGCAACCAACGGCGCCGTTTCTACTGCTGATGTTGCTGCATGTTCACAAAGTGGTTGTACATTCAGTTAG
- a CDS encoding response regulator → MPEDKKQKVLIIDDDEFLLNMYSMKFKKSGFEIDTAKSGSSALSKIKEGSNPDIVLLDLVMPDMDGLELLGTLRKEKLLPNASVIILSNQNQQTDVDRAKSLGVAGYIVKASSIPSEVVSEVERIIATPGASVKK, encoded by the coding sequence ATGCCCGAGGATAAAAAACAAAAAGTTTTGATTATTGACGACGATGAGTTTCTTTTGAATATGTACTCGATGAAATTTAAAAAGTCGGGTTTTGAAATTGATACCGCGAAGAGCGGTAGTAGTGCGCTCAGTAAGATAAAAGAGGGTTCCAACCCTGATATTGTATTGCTTGATTTGGTAATGCCTGACATGGATGGGCTAGAACTTTTAGGGACGTTGCGTAAGGAAAAATTGCTACCGAACGCTTCGGTTATTATTTTGAGTAATCAGAATCAACAGACAGATGTCGACCGAGCGAAAAGTCTCGGTGTTGCTGGGTACATCGTTAAGGCCAGCTCTATTCCATCGGAAGTAGTGAGCGAAGTGGAACGAATTATTGCAACACCGGGCGCGAGCGTGAAAAAATAA
- a CDS encoding type II secretion system F family protein: protein MLFNYQALDNQSQTVKGSIDAISIDVAISSLQHRGFIISSIAPASGGTGLNMQINWFNRIKTKDIVLLSRQLATLFQAQVSALRIFRLISAEAENPTLQSKLLEIADDLQGGNSISKSLSKHPDVFSDFYVNMVRSGEEAGKLDQTFEYLADYLERSYEILSKARGALIYPAFVVVVFISVMVLMLVLVIPNLSATLIESGQEIPVYTKGVIAVSNLFVHYGIILLIVVVGGGVGIWRWGKTKTGALAIDTFKLKVPYLGTLYSKIYLARISDNLNTLLQSAIPIVKTLEITSSVIDNVVYKAILSDTIEGVKAGNSISDSMGRHPEIPGIMIQMMKVGEETGELGSILKTLSRFYAREVSNAVDALVSLIEPAMVVGLGLGVGFLFAAILIPIYNISAAQ from the coding sequence ATGTTATTTAATTACCAAGCACTCGACAATCAAAGCCAGACAGTCAAAGGTTCAATTGATGCTATTTCAATTGATGTAGCGATCAGTTCTCTTCAGCATAGAGGATTTATTATTTCCTCGATTGCTCCTGCATCGGGCGGCACTGGTTTGAACATGCAGATTAACTGGTTCAATCGTATCAAGACAAAAGATATTGTGCTTCTCTCAAGGCAACTTGCCACGCTTTTTCAAGCCCAGGTTTCTGCGTTAAGAATTTTCCGGTTGATTTCGGCTGAGGCTGAAAATCCAACCCTTCAGTCTAAGCTTTTAGAAATTGCCGACGACTTGCAAGGCGGCAATTCTATTTCTAAATCGCTTTCAAAACACCCAGATGTTTTTTCTGATTTTTATGTCAACATGGTTCGTTCCGGTGAAGAGGCGGGGAAGCTCGATCAAACGTTCGAATATCTTGCTGACTATCTTGAACGCTCGTATGAAATTCTTTCCAAGGCTCGTGGCGCCTTGATATACCCGGCGTTCGTAGTTGTGGTGTTTATTTCCGTGATGGTCTTGATGCTCGTTCTTGTGATACCAAACTTAAGCGCCACCTTAATTGAGTCTGGACAGGAAATACCTGTGTACACGAAAGGTGTTATTGCTGTCAGCAATCTTTTTGTCCATTACGGTATTATTCTTTTAATTGTTGTAGTTGGGGGAGGCGTCGGTATTTGGAGGTGGGGGAAGACAAAAACTGGAGCTTTAGCCATTGACACTTTTAAATTAAAAGTTCCATACCTCGGCACTCTCTATAGCAAAATTTATTTAGCTCGTATTTCAGATAACCTAAACACATTGTTGCAGTCTGCTATACCAATTGTTAAAACCTTGGAAATTACATCCTCTGTTATCGACAACGTAGTATATAAGGCGATTTTGAGTGACACGATTGAAGGGGTCAAGGCGGGGAACTCAATTTCAGATTCCATGGGACGACACCCAGAAATTCCAGGTATCATGATCCAGATGATGAAGGTGGGAGAAGAAACCGGTGAGCTCGGATCAATTCTCAAAACCTTATCTCGCTTTTATGCCCGTGAAGTTTCTAATGCAGTCGATGCACTTGTTAGTCTCATTGAGCCAGCCATGGTGGTAGGTCTTGGATTGGGCGTCGGATTCCTCTTTGCTGCCATCCTTATCCCGATTTACAACATCTCGGCGGCGCAATAA
- a CDS encoding prepilin-type N-terminal cleavage/methylation domain-containing protein, with protein MNDQTKIKSYGFTLIELLVVIAIVGILSSVVLMNLNGARARSRDVKRIADVKSLQLALELYFDNNRSYPATLSVLTAAPTYISPVPTPPEGGSYVYRPITIGGTCNSYHLGAVLEQSTSAELLTDADPPTGSVCSGAADFSGVSTDCGTGSGAERCFDVAP; from the coding sequence ATGAATGATCAGACAAAAATCAAAAGCTACGGATTTACTCTCATCGAACTTTTGGTTGTGATTGCTATTGTGGGTATCTTATCTTCCGTGGTATTGATGAATTTAAATGGTGCTCGCGCAAGGTCTCGAGATGTGAAGCGTATTGCCGATGTCAAAAGCTTACAACTCGCGTTGGAATTGTATTTTGATAACAATCGTAGCTACCCCGCAACACTTTCAGTTTTGACTGCGGCGCCAACTTACATTTCCCCAGTTCCGACTCCTCCCGAAGGTGGTAGTTATGTGTATAGGCCGATTACTATCGGAGGTACTTGTAATAGCTATCATTTGGGTGCGGTTTTGGAACAAAGTACTAGTGCTGAATTACTAACTGATGCAGACCCTCCTACGGGAAGTGTTTGCAGTGGAGCTGCGGATTTCAGTGGTGTAAGTACTGACTGTGGGACTGGTTCTGGAGCGGAGAGATGTTTCGATGTTGCGCCATAA
- a CDS encoding type IV pilus twitching motility protein PilT, with product MSIDYNKELEELIEYVIKEGGSDLHISVGRPPTIRVAGSLIPLVKKPKLTEADTMSLIEILLTPDKRERFLREHEVDFSYSYKNRVRFRGNGFFQQEKVSIALRLIPKDIKNFADLSLPPILETFAQRHQGFFLVVGPIGQGKTTTLASMIEYINTTRAEHIMTIEDPIEYVYEEKMSIIDQREVGIDTKDFAKALSSVFREDINVVMIGEMRDPETISTAVTAAETGHLVLSTLHTNNASQTIDRIIDSFPSGQQEQIRIQLAGSLTGIFSQRLIPRISGGLIPAYELLINNNAVANLIREKRTHEIDTIIETGLQLGMIDMNRTLADLVRAGEISSENALLYSVNPKSLEHLM from the coding sequence ATGTCAATTGATTACAACAAAGAATTGGAGGAGCTCATTGAGTACGTCATTAAAGAAGGCGGGTCTGATTTGCATATTTCTGTAGGACGTCCACCGACTATTAGAGTGGCCGGCTCTTTAATTCCACTTGTCAAAAAGCCGAAACTGACAGAGGCCGACACCATGAGTCTTATTGAGATACTTTTAACTCCTGATAAGAGAGAACGTTTTTTGAGGGAGCATGAAGTGGATTTTTCCTATAGCTACAAAAATCGCGTCAGGTTTCGAGGTAACGGTTTTTTCCAACAAGAAAAAGTTTCGATTGCTCTGCGATTAATTCCCAAGGATATCAAAAATTTCGCTGACCTTTCTTTACCACCAATTTTGGAAACCTTTGCCCAGAGGCACCAGGGATTTTTCTTGGTTGTCGGCCCGATCGGCCAAGGAAAAACGACAACTCTCGCTTCAATGATCGAGTACATCAATACCACTCGAGCAGAACATATTATGACTATCGAAGATCCGATAGAGTATGTCTACGAAGAAAAAATGTCGATCATTGACCAGCGCGAGGTGGGCATTGATACCAAAGATTTTGCCAAGGCGCTCAGTAGTGTGTTTCGCGAAGATATAAATGTGGTGATGATTGGAGAAATGCGCGATCCGGAAACTATTTCGACCGCGGTTACCGCCGCTGAGACCGGACACTTAGTGCTTTCCACCTTGCATACCAATAACGCTTCGCAAACCATTGACCGTATTATTGACTCTTTTCCTTCTGGCCAGCAAGAGCAAATTAGAATTCAACTCGCAGGAAGTTTGACTGGAATATTTTCCCAGCGATTGATCCCTCGAATTTCTGGGGGTTTAATTCCAGCCTACGAACTTTTGATTAACAACAACGCCGTGGCCAACTTGATTCGCGAAAAACGTACTCACGAAATCGATACAATTATTGAAACGGGATTACAGCTTGGCATGATCGATATGAATCGCACCTTGGCAGATCTCGTTCGGGCAGGGGAGATTAGCAGTGAGAACGCTTTGTTGTATTCAGTAAATCCGAAGTCGTTGGAGCACCTTATGTAA
- a CDS encoding GspE/PulE family protein has translation MSVLDILVEKKLIAASDIPQIKQEVDRAGGNLDSVLEKRGISPAEILASKADYLGIPFMSLDGVTVPFDILKYVPEESAAYYKFVPISLKEGVLDVGIVDPDNIEARDALNFISTKIDLPFKLFIISQKDFQRVVESYKGLSGEVTQALSELETELTTDDALELGEDKGDGETRIIEDAPVTKIVATILHYATEGDASDIHIENVGDKVRVRFRVDGVLNTSLLLPIKVYSAVIARIKILSNMRLDEKRKPQDGRFSAKIEGRKVDFRVSSLPAYYGEKIVMRILDAEKGVSPIDKMGLSPRNLKLLRDAINKPYGMILISGPTGSGKSSTLYSMLNEVDREKKNVISLEDPVEYNIAGMNQSQVRPEIGYTFANGLRSILRQDPDIIMVGEIRDKETALLAVQAALTGHLVLSTIHTNNAAGVIPRLIDMGVDPYLIAPTLILAIAQRLVSLICPGSGKEVPISGSLKMMMDKGFEDLPAEFKKEVPTSTTVSELCPTPECPKGTRGRVAVFEILQMSAALEQVILHNPTEPELFKVGRKQGMFTLKEDALIKALRQEIPMEEVNKL, from the coding sequence ATGAGCGTTTTAGACATACTCGTTGAAAAAAAACTAATCGCTGCCTCGGACATTCCGCAAATCAAACAAGAAGTTGATAGGGCTGGAGGCAACCTTGACTCAGTGCTCGAAAAGCGCGGTATATCTCCTGCTGAAATATTGGCAAGTAAGGCAGATTACCTCGGCATTCCTTTTATGAGTCTTGATGGCGTGACCGTACCTTTCGATATTTTGAAATACGTTCCAGAAGAATCGGCGGCCTACTATAAATTTGTGCCGATTAGTTTAAAAGAGGGCGTGCTTGATGTTGGTATTGTTGATCCTGACAATATCGAAGCGCGTGACGCTCTGAATTTCATTTCTACGAAAATTGATTTGCCTTTCAAGCTTTTTATTATTTCTCAGAAAGATTTTCAACGAGTGGTTGAGTCATATAAAGGATTATCCGGTGAAGTGACGCAGGCGCTTTCTGAACTCGAAACAGAACTGACTACCGACGACGCCTTGGAGCTCGGTGAAGACAAAGGTGACGGTGAAACTCGTATTATTGAAGATGCGCCGGTTACTAAAATTGTGGCTACGATTTTGCACTACGCCACCGAAGGCGACGCGTCGGATATTCACATTGAAAATGTAGGGGATAAGGTGCGCGTTCGCTTTCGAGTGGATGGAGTTTTAAATACCAGCCTCTTGCTTCCGATCAAGGTCTATTCGGCCGTGATCGCCCGTATCAAAATACTTTCCAACATGCGTCTCGATGAAAAACGTAAACCACAAGACGGTCGTTTTTCCGCAAAAATCGAAGGCCGTAAAGTCGACTTTCGTGTTTCTTCTTTGCCTGCGTATTATGGAGAAAAAATTGTAATGCGAATTCTCGATGCTGAAAAGGGAGTCAGCCCTATTGATAAAATGGGTCTTTCCCCGAGAAATTTGAAATTGCTTCGAGATGCGATCAACAAACCGTACGGCATGATTTTGATTTCAGGTCCGACCGGTTCTGGTAAATCAAGTACGCTCTACTCGATGCTAAACGAGGTGGATCGCGAGAAAAAAAATGTGATTTCGCTCGAAGATCCAGTTGAATACAATATTGCTGGCATGAACCAATCTCAAGTGCGTCCGGAAATCGGATACACCTTTGCCAACGGGTTGCGTTCGATTTTGCGACAGGACCCCGACATTATCATGGTGGGAGAAATCCGCGATAAAGAAACGGCACTTCTCGCTGTGCAAGCGGCGCTCACGGGACATTTGGTGCTTTCCACTATTCACACTAACAATGCTGCTGGAGTAATTCCACGTTTGATTGACATGGGAGTTGATCCGTACTTGATTGCGCCGACCTTGATTCTCGCTATTGCTCAGCGATTGGTCAGTCTCATTTGTCCGGGATCAGGTAAAGAGGTTCCCATTTCAGGCAGTTTGAAAATGATGATGGATAAAGGATTTGAAGATTTACCTGCTGAGTTTAAGAAAGAGGTACCGACGAGCACTACGGTTTCTGAGTTGTGCCCAACACCCGAATGTCCAAAAGGCACGCGCGGTAGAGTGGCGGTATTTGAAATATTGCAGATGAGCGCTGCGCTTGAACAGGTGATTTTACACAATCCGACAGAACCCGAATTATTTAAAGTTGGGCGAAAGCAGGGGATGTTTACGTTGAAAGAAGACGCGTTAATTAAGGCGTTACGGCAGGAAATTCCAATGGAAGAAGTTAATAAGTTGTAA